One part of the Homo sapiens chromosome 19, GRCh38.p14 Primary Assembly genome encodes these proteins:
- the FBXO46 gene encoding F-box only protein 46 isoform X1 — MDRGSLLPFQLWCPRPFGTYSQNQPRPPSAALKPSACPEPGGGAEPDHGPAHSENTPPALATEVPASQPAPLLSAAAAGDEGRVLLDTWYVIKPGNTKEKVAFFVAHQCGGGSRASSMKVKGHWGSDSSKAKRRRRCLDPTKAPPDPGGREGPPAAEEGPASAGEDVDLLSVAEMVALVEQRAALALQSYPRPTTPAPVVFVSAEQGGPAKGVGSERRSGGGDCSRVAEAVAHFEAQRDSPPTKGLRKEERPGPGPGEVRIAFRISNGREPRAPDSGLPSGGGGRPGCAYPGSPGPGARAKDKITCDLYQLISPSRDALPSNVEFLLARADEASEGDSPAPARPEDTPPAPPPPPARDCGASGFHVDVVVTGVVDECIFFGKDGTKNVKEETVCLTVSPEEPPPPGQLFFLQNRGPDGPPEPPPADSPATAPGPDDAEGTADTSLCRLYRHVSHDFLEIRFKIQRLLEPRQYMLLLPEHVLVKIFSFLPTRALAALKCTCHHFKGIIEAFGVRATDSRWSRDPLYRDDPCKQCRKRYEKGDVSLCRWHPKPYHHDLPYGRSYWMCCRRADRETPGCRLGLHDNNWVLPCNGPGGGRAGREEGR; from the coding sequence ATGGACCGTGGGAGCCTCCTGCCCTTCCAGCTATGGTGCCCCCGGCCCTTTGGCACCTACTCACAGAACCAGCCACGCCCGCCTTCTGCGGCCCTCAAGCCATCAGCCTGCCCTGAGCCTGGTGGCGGGGCCGAGCCAGACCATGGGCCTGCCCACTCAGAGAACACACCACCCGCCTTGGCCACTGAGGTCCCTGCCTCCCAGCCGGCTCCGCTCCTCTCAGCAGCAGCTGCTGGTGATGAGGGTCGAGTCCTCCTGGACACGTGGTATGTCATCAAGCCCGGGAATACAAAGGAGAAGGTGGCCTTCTTTGTGGCCCACCAGTGTGGTGGGGGCAGCCGGGCCAGCTCCATGAAGGTCAAGGGGCACTGGGGCAGCGATAGCTCCAAGGCCAAGCGGCGGAGGCGCTGTCTTGACCCCACCAAGGCTCCTCCTGACCCAGGGGGCCGGGAGGGCCCCCCTGCTGCTGAGGAGGGCCCCGCCTCAGCCGGTGAGGACGTGGACCTGCTCTCTGTGGCCGAGATGGTGGCCCTGGTGGAACAGCGGGCAGCCCTGGCCCTGCAGAGCTACCCACGACCGACCACCCCAGCGCCTGTAGTCTTTGTGTCCGCCGAGCAAGGTGGACCGGCCAAGGGGGTGGGATCTGAACGGCGGTCCGGTGGTGGGGACTGCAGCCGTGTAGCCGAGGCCGTGGCCCACTTTGAAGCGCAGAGGGACAGCCCTCCCACCAAGGGCCTCCGCAAGGAAGAGCGGCCCGGGCCAGGCCCTGGGGAGGTGCGCATCGCCTTCCGCATCTCCAACGGCCGGGAGCCCCGTGCACCAGACAGCGGCCTGCCCAGTGGGGGCGGGGGCAGGCCTGGTTGTGCCTACCCTGGCAGCCCAGGTCCTGGGGCCCGAGCCAAGGACAAGATCACATGTGACTTATACCAGCTCATCAGCCCCTCGCGGGATGCCCTCCCCAGCAACGTGGAGTTCCTGCTGGCCAGGGCGGATGAGGCCAGTGAGGGTGACAGCCCGGCACCCGCCAGGCCTGAGGACACTCCCCCGGCGCCCCCTCCGCCCCCTGCCCGGGACTGCGGAGCGTCAGGCTTCCACGTGGACGTGGTGGTGACGGGCGTGGTAGATGAGTGCATCTTCTTTGGCAAGGACGGCACCAAGAACGTGAAGGAGGAGACTGTGTGCCTGACGGTCAGCCCGGAGGAACCGCCGCCTCCGGGCCAGCTCTTCTTTCTCCAGAACCGCGGGCCGGACGGGCCCCCGGAGCCACCCCCGGCCGACTCCccggccactgcgcccggcccagacgATGCCGAGGGCACGGCGGACACCTCCCTGTGCCGCTTGTACCGGCACGTGTCGCACGACTTCCTAGAGATCCGCTTCAAGATTCAGCGGCTGCTGGAGCCGCGACAGTACATGCTGCTGCTGCCCGAGCACGTGCTGGTCAAGATCTTCAGCTTCCTGCCCACGCGCGCGCTGGCCGCCCTCAAGTGCACCTGCCACCACTTCAAGGGCATCATCGAGGCGTTTGGCGTGCGGGCCACAGACTCGCGCTGGAGCCGAGACCCGCTCTACCGCGATGATCCGTGCAAACAGTGCCGCAAGAGATACGAGAAGGGCGACGTGTCGCTCTGCCGCTGGCACCCCAAGCCCTACCACCATGACCTGCCTTACGGACGTTCCTACTGGATGTGCTGCCGTCGAGCCGACCGCGAGACTCCCGGCTGCCGCCTGGGCCTCCACGATAACAACTGGGTGCTGCCCTGCAATGGGCCAGGCGGGGGCCGGGCCGGCcgggaggaggggaggtga
- the QPCTL gene encoding glutaminyl-peptide cyclotransferase-like protein isoform X2 has translation MRSGGRGRPRLRLGERGLMEPLLPPKRRLLPRVRLLPLLLALAVGSAFYTIWSGWHRRTEELPLGRELRVPLIGSLPEARLRRVVGQLDPQRLWSTYLRPLLVVRTPGSPGNLQVRKFLEATLRSLTAGWHVELDPFTASTPLGPVDFGNVVATLDPRAARHLTLACHYDSKLFPPGSTPFVGATDSAVPCALLLELAQALDLELSRAKKQAAPVTLQLLFLDGEEALKEWGPKDSLYGSRHLAQLMESIPHSPGPTRIQAIS, from the exons ATGCGTTCCGGGGGCCGCGGGCGACCCCGCCTGCGGCTGGGGGAACGTGGCCTCATGGAGCCACTCTTGCCGCCGAAGCGCCGCCTGCTACCGCGGGTTCGGCTCTTGCCTCTGTTGCTGGCGCTGGCCGTGGGCTCGGCGTTCTACACCATTTGGAGCGGCTGGCACCGCAGGACTGAGGAGCTGCCGCTGGGCCGGGAGCTGCGG GTCCCATTGATCGGAAGCCTCCCCGAAGCCCGGCTGCGGAGGGTGGTGGGACAACTGGATCCACAGCGTCTCTGGAGCACTTATCTGCGCCCCCTGCTGGTTGTGCGAACCCCGGGCAGCCCGGGAAATCTCCAAGTCAGAAAG TTCCTGGAGGCCACGCTGCGGTCCCTGACAGCAGGTTGGCACGTGGAGCTGGATCCCTTCACAGCCTCAACACCCCTGGGGCCAGTGGACTTTGGCAATGTGGTGGCCACACTGGACCCAAGGGCTGCCCGTCACCTCACCCTTGCCTGCCATTATGACTCGAAGCTCTTCCCACCCGGATCGACCCCCTTTGTAGGGGCCACGGATTCGGCTGTGCCCTGTGCCCTGCTGCTGGAGCTGGCCCAAGCACTTGACCTGGAGCTGAGCAGGGCCAAAAAACAG GCAGCCCCGGTGACCCTGCAACTGCTCTTCTTGGATGGTGAAGAGGCGCTGAAGGAGTGGGGACCCAAGGACTCCCTTTACGGTTCCCGGCACCTGGCCCAGCTCATGGAGTCTATACCTCACAGCCCCGGCCCCACCAGGATCCAGGCTATT TCCTAG
- the QPCTL gene encoding glutaminyl-peptide cyclotransferase-like protein isoform X3, which produces MRSGGRGRPRLRLGERGLMEPLLPPKRRLLPRVRLLPLLLALAVGSAFYTIWSGWHRRTEELPLGRELRVPLIGSLPEARLRRVVGQLDPQRLWSTYLRPLLVVRTPGSPGNLQVRKFLEATLRSLTAGWHVELDPFTASTPLGPVDFGNVVATLDPRAARHLTLACHYDSKLFPPGSTPFVGATDSAVPCALLLELAQALDLELSRAKKTGSPGDPATALLGW; this is translated from the exons ATGCGTTCCGGGGGCCGCGGGCGACCCCGCCTGCGGCTGGGGGAACGTGGCCTCATGGAGCCACTCTTGCCGCCGAAGCGCCGCCTGCTACCGCGGGTTCGGCTCTTGCCTCTGTTGCTGGCGCTGGCCGTGGGCTCGGCGTTCTACACCATTTGGAGCGGCTGGCACCGCAGGACTGAGGAGCTGCCGCTGGGCCGGGAGCTGCGG GTCCCATTGATCGGAAGCCTCCCCGAAGCCCGGCTGCGGAGGGTGGTGGGACAACTGGATCCACAGCGTCTCTGGAGCACTTATCTGCGCCCCCTGCTGGTTGTGCGAACCCCGGGCAGCCCGGGAAATCTCCAAGTCAGAAAG TTCCTGGAGGCCACGCTGCGGTCCCTGACAGCAGGTTGGCACGTGGAGCTGGATCCCTTCACAGCCTCAACACCCCTGGGGCCAGTGGACTTTGGCAATGTGGTGGCCACACTGGACCCAAGGGCTGCCCGTCACCTCACCCTTGCCTGCCATTATGACTCGAAGCTCTTCCCACCCGGATCGACCCCCTTTGTAGGGGCCACGGATTCGGCTGTGCCCTGTGCCCTGCTGCTGGAGCTGGCCCAAGCACTTGACCTGGAGCTGAGCAGGGCCAAAAAA ACAGGCAGCCCCGGTGACCCTGCAACTGCTCTTCTTGGATGGTGA
- the QPCTL gene encoding glutaminyl-peptide cyclotransferase-like protein isoform 1 (isoform 1 is encoded by transcript variant 1) translates to MRSGGRGRPRLRLGERGLMEPLLPPKRRLLPRVRLLPLLLALAVGSAFYTIWSGWHRRTEELPLGRELRVPLIGSLPEARLRRVVGQLDPQRLWSTYLRPLLVVRTPGSPGNLQVRKFLEATLRSLTAGWHVELDPFTASTPLGPVDFGNVVATLDPRAARHLTLACHYDSKLFPPGSTPFVGATDSAVPCALLLELAQALDLELSRAKKQAAPVTLQLLFLDGEEALKEWGPKDSLYGSRHLAQLMESIPHSPGPTRIQAIELFMLLDLLGAPNPTFYSHFPRTVRWFHRLRSIEKRLHRLNLLQSHPQEVMYFQPGEPFGSVEDDHIPFLRRGVPVLHLISTPFPAVWHTPADTEVNLHPPTVHNLCRILAVFLAEYLGL, encoded by the exons ATGCGTTCCGGGGGCCGCGGGCGACCCCGCCTGCGGCTGGGGGAACGTGGCCTCATGGAGCCACTCTTGCCGCCGAAGCGCCGCCTGCTACCGCGGGTTCGGCTCTTGCCTCTGTTGCTGGCGCTGGCCGTGGGCTCGGCGTTCTACACCATTTGGAGCGGCTGGCACCGCAGGACTGAGGAGCTGCCGCTGGGCCGGGAGCTGCGG GTCCCATTGATCGGAAGCCTCCCCGAAGCCCGGCTGCGGAGGGTGGTGGGACAACTGGATCCACAGCGTCTCTGGAGCACTTATCTGCGCCCCCTGCTGGTTGTGCGAACCCCGGGCAGCCCGGGAAATCTCCAAGTCAGAAAG TTCCTGGAGGCCACGCTGCGGTCCCTGACAGCAGGTTGGCACGTGGAGCTGGATCCCTTCACAGCCTCAACACCCCTGGGGCCAGTGGACTTTGGCAATGTGGTGGCCACACTGGACCCAAGGGCTGCCCGTCACCTCACCCTTGCCTGCCATTATGACTCGAAGCTCTTCCCACCCGGATCGACCCCCTTTGTAGGGGCCACGGATTCGGCTGTGCCCTGTGCCCTGCTGCTGGAGCTGGCCCAAGCACTTGACCTGGAGCTGAGCAGGGCCAAAAAACAG GCAGCCCCGGTGACCCTGCAACTGCTCTTCTTGGATGGTGAAGAGGCGCTGAAGGAGTGGGGACCCAAGGACTCCCTTTACGGTTCCCGGCACCTGGCCCAGCTCATGGAGTCTATACCTCACAGCCCCGGCCCCACCAGGATCCAGGCTATT GAGCTCTTTATGCTTCTTGATCTCCTGGGAGCCCCCAATCCCACCTTCTACAGCCACTTCCCTCGCACGGTCCGCTGGTTCCATCGGCTGAGGAGCATTG AGAAGCGTCTGCACCGTTTGAACCTGCTGCAGTCTCATCCCCAGGAAGTGATGTACTTCCAACCCGGGGAGCCCTTTGGCTCTGTGGAAGACGACCACATCCCCTTCCTCCGCAGAG GGGTACCCGTGCTCCATCTCATCTCCACGCCCTTCCCTGCTGTCTGGCACACCCCTGCGGACACCGAGGTCAATCTCCACCCACCCACGGTACACAACTTGTGCCGCATTCTCGCTGTGTTCCTGGCTGAATACCTGGGGCTCTAG
- the QPCTL gene encoding glutaminyl-peptide cyclotransferase-like protein isoform 2 (isoform 2 is encoded by transcript variant 2): protein MRSGGRGRPRLRLGERGLMEPLLPPKRRLLPRVRLLPLLLALAVGSAFYTIWSGWHRRTEELPLGRELRVPLIGSLPEARLRRVVGQLDPQRLWSTYLRPLLVVRTPGSPGNLQVRKAAPVTLQLLFLDGEEALKEWGPKDSLYGSRHLAQLMESIPHSPGPTRIQAIELFMLLDLLGAPNPTFYSHFPRTVRWFHRLRSIEKRLHRLNLLQSHPQEVMYFQPGEPFGSVEDDHIPFLRRGVPVLHLISTPFPAVWHTPADTEVNLHPPTVHNLCRILAVFLAEYLGL, encoded by the exons ATGCGTTCCGGGGGCCGCGGGCGACCCCGCCTGCGGCTGGGGGAACGTGGCCTCATGGAGCCACTCTTGCCGCCGAAGCGCCGCCTGCTACCGCGGGTTCGGCTCTTGCCTCTGTTGCTGGCGCTGGCCGTGGGCTCGGCGTTCTACACCATTTGGAGCGGCTGGCACCGCAGGACTGAGGAGCTGCCGCTGGGCCGGGAGCTGCGG GTCCCATTGATCGGAAGCCTCCCCGAAGCCCGGCTGCGGAGGGTGGTGGGACAACTGGATCCACAGCGTCTCTGGAGCACTTATCTGCGCCCCCTGCTGGTTGTGCGAACCCCGGGCAGCCCGGGAAATCTCCAAGTCAGAAAG GCAGCCCCGGTGACCCTGCAACTGCTCTTCTTGGATGGTGAAGAGGCGCTGAAGGAGTGGGGACCCAAGGACTCCCTTTACGGTTCCCGGCACCTGGCCCAGCTCATGGAGTCTATACCTCACAGCCCCGGCCCCACCAGGATCCAGGCTATT GAGCTCTTTATGCTTCTTGATCTCCTGGGAGCCCCCAATCCCACCTTCTACAGCCACTTCCCTCGCACGGTCCGCTGGTTCCATCGGCTGAGGAGCATTG AGAAGCGTCTGCACCGTTTGAACCTGCTGCAGTCTCATCCCCAGGAAGTGATGTACTTCCAACCCGGGGAGCCCTTTGGCTCTGTGGAAGACGACCACATCCCCTTCCTCCGCAGAG GGGTACCCGTGCTCCATCTCATCTCCACGCCCTTCCCTGCTGTCTGGCACACCCCTGCGGACACCGAGGTCAATCTCCACCCACCCACGGTACACAACTTGTGCCGCATTCTCGCTGTGTTCCTGGCTGAATACCTGGGGCTCTAG
- the QPCTL gene encoding glutaminyl-peptide cyclotransferase-like protein isoform X1, translating to MRSGGRGRPRLRLGERGLMEPLLPPKRRLLPRVRLLPLLLALAVGSAFYTIWSGWHRRTEELPLGRELRVPLIGSLPEARLRRVVGQLDPQRLWSTYLRPLLVVRTPGSPGNLQVRKFLEATLRSLTAGWHVELDPFTASTPLGPVDFGNVVATLDPRAARHLTLACHYDSKLFPPGSTPFVGATDSAVPCALLLELAQALDLELSRAKKQAAPVTLQLLFLDGEEALKEWGPKDSLYGSRHLAQLMESIPHSPGPTRIQAIRSVCTV from the exons ATGCGTTCCGGGGGCCGCGGGCGACCCCGCCTGCGGCTGGGGGAACGTGGCCTCATGGAGCCACTCTTGCCGCCGAAGCGCCGCCTGCTACCGCGGGTTCGGCTCTTGCCTCTGTTGCTGGCGCTGGCCGTGGGCTCGGCGTTCTACACCATTTGGAGCGGCTGGCACCGCAGGACTGAGGAGCTGCCGCTGGGCCGGGAGCTGCGG GTCCCATTGATCGGAAGCCTCCCCGAAGCCCGGCTGCGGAGGGTGGTGGGACAACTGGATCCACAGCGTCTCTGGAGCACTTATCTGCGCCCCCTGCTGGTTGTGCGAACCCCGGGCAGCCCGGGAAATCTCCAAGTCAGAAAG TTCCTGGAGGCCACGCTGCGGTCCCTGACAGCAGGTTGGCACGTGGAGCTGGATCCCTTCACAGCCTCAACACCCCTGGGGCCAGTGGACTTTGGCAATGTGGTGGCCACACTGGACCCAAGGGCTGCCCGTCACCTCACCCTTGCCTGCCATTATGACTCGAAGCTCTTCCCACCCGGATCGACCCCCTTTGTAGGGGCCACGGATTCGGCTGTGCCCTGTGCCCTGCTGCTGGAGCTGGCCCAAGCACTTGACCTGGAGCTGAGCAGGGCCAAAAAACAG GCAGCCCCGGTGACCCTGCAACTGCTCTTCTTGGATGGTGAAGAGGCGCTGAAGGAGTGGGGACCCAAGGACTCCCTTTACGGTTCCCGGCACCTGGCCCAGCTCATGGAGTCTATACCTCACAGCCCCGGCCCCACCAGGATCCAGGCTATT AGAAGCGTCTGCACCGTTTGA